The Kitasatospora setae KM-6054 genome contains a region encoding:
- a CDS encoding WhiB family transcriptional regulator, with protein MDWRHRAVCREEDPELFFPIGNTGPALLQIEEAKAVCRRCPVMEQCLQWALETGQDAGVWGGMSEDERRAMKRRAARNRARTA; from the coding sequence ATGGACTGGCGCCACCGCGCTGTCTGCCGCGAAGAGGACCCGGAGCTGTTCTTCCCGATCGGGAACACCGGCCCTGCTCTGCTGCAGATCGAGGAAGCCAAGGCCGTGTGCCGCCGCTGTCCCGTGATGGAGCAGTGCCTGCAGTGGGCACTGGAGACCGGCCAGGACGCCGGCGTCTGGGGCGGCATGAGCGAGGACGAGCGTCGTGCGATGAAGCGCCGCGCCGCCCGCAACCGGGCCCGCACCGCCTGA
- a CDS encoding RNA polymerase sigma factor SigF has protein sequence MSQPTDPKPERPEPAPAAEPVVPPAADGAPADGATTDDALTDGTPAGGSPAAADDAPVAAAEAVRSTVPAQGHRSGAPDREAARALFVRLSELPEGSAERVEIRNQLVRMHIPLVEHLARRFRNRGEPLDDLTQVATIGLIKSVDRFDHERGVEFSTYATPTIVGEIKRHFRDKGWAVRVPRRLQELRLSLTTATSELSQRHGRSPTVHELAEHLGISEEDVLEGLESANAYSTLSLDVPDSDDESPAVADTLGATDEALEGVEYRESLKPLLAQLPPREQKILVLRFFRNMTQSQIAAEVGISQMHVSRLLARTLAQLREKLLVEE, from the coding sequence ATGAGCCAGCCGACCGATCCGAAGCCCGAGCGGCCCGAGCCGGCGCCCGCTGCCGAGCCCGTCGTCCCGCCCGCGGCGGACGGCGCTCCGGCGGACGGCGCCACGACCGACGACGCCCTGACCGACGGCACCCCGGCCGGCGGCAGCCCGGCGGCGGCCGACGACGCCCCGGTGGCGGCGGCCGAGGCCGTCCGCTCCACCGTGCCGGCGCAGGGGCACCGCAGCGGCGCCCCGGACCGCGAGGCGGCCCGGGCGCTGTTCGTGCGGCTGTCCGAGCTGCCGGAGGGGTCGGCGGAGCGGGTGGAGATCCGCAACCAGCTGGTCCGGATGCACATCCCGCTGGTGGAGCACCTGGCCCGGCGCTTCCGCAACCGCGGCGAACCGCTGGACGACCTGACCCAGGTCGCCACCATCGGCCTGATCAAGTCGGTGGACCGGTTCGACCACGAGCGCGGGGTGGAGTTCTCCACGTACGCGACGCCGACCATCGTCGGCGAGATCAAGCGGCACTTCCGCGACAAGGGCTGGGCGGTCCGGGTGCCGCGCCGGCTGCAGGAGCTGCGGCTGTCGCTGACCACGGCGACCAGCGAGCTGTCCCAGCGGCACGGCCGGTCGCCGACGGTGCACGAGCTGGCCGAGCACCTGGGCATCTCGGAGGAGGACGTGCTGGAGGGCCTGGAGTCCGCCAACGCGTACTCCACGCTCTCGCTGGACGTCCCGGACAGCGACGACGAGTCGCCGGCCGTGGCGGACACCCTGGGCGCCACCGACGAGGCGCTGGAGGGCGTCGAGTACCGCGAGTCGCTGAAGCCGCTGCTGGCCCAACTGCCGCCCCGGGAGCAGAAGATCCTGGTGCTGCGGTTCTTCCGGAACATGACCCAGTCGCAGATCGCGGCCGAGGTCGGCATCTCCCAGATGCACGTCTCCCGGCTGCTCGCCCGCACCCTCGCGCAGCTGCGCGAGAAGCTGCTGGTCGAGGAGTGA
- a CDS encoding diacylglycerol/lipid kinase family protein, which produces MRALLVVNPKATTTSGRTRDVLIHALRSDLKLDVAQTQYRGHARDLAQQAAEDGTVDLVVALGGDGTVNEVVNGLLAHGPGERVPRLAVVPGGSTNVFARALGLPNDPVEATGALLDALADRRERAIGLGKALTDGLPDRWFTFTAGLGFDAGVVGRVERQRRAGRKSTHALYVVEALRHYVTEREHRRSGPISLEIHGQEPVPGMVMAIVSNTSPWTFLGSRPVFPSPSASFETDLDIFGITRMTAFRTARTVRQILRPLPAAEGGERPAGPAGKHLVSYHDVRHFTLVSEEPAPFQVDGDHLGDRSRVSFTGVRRALRVIV; this is translated from the coding sequence ATGCGCGCTCTCCTGGTCGTGAACCCGAAGGCGACCACCACCAGTGGCCGGACCCGGGACGTCCTGATCCATGCCCTGCGCAGCGACCTGAAGCTGGACGTCGCGCAGACCCAGTACCGCGGCCACGCCCGCGACCTGGCCCAGCAGGCGGCCGAGGACGGCACCGTCGACCTGGTGGTGGCCCTGGGGGGCGACGGGACGGTCAACGAGGTGGTGAACGGCCTGCTGGCGCACGGGCCGGGCGAGCGGGTGCCGCGGCTGGCGGTGGTGCCGGGCGGTTCGACCAACGTGTTCGCCCGGGCGCTCGGCCTGCCGAACGATCCGGTGGAGGCGACCGGCGCGCTGCTGGACGCGCTGGCGGACCGCCGGGAGCGGGCGATCGGCCTGGGCAAGGCGCTGACCGACGGGCTGCCGGACCGCTGGTTCACCTTCACCGCGGGCCTGGGTTTCGACGCGGGCGTGGTCGGCCGGGTGGAGCGCCAGCGTCGGGCGGGGCGCAAATCCACCCACGCGCTCTATGTCGTCGAGGCGCTCCGGCATTACGTCACCGAACGTGAACACCGCCGTTCGGGGCCGATCTCCCTGGAGATCCATGGCCAGGAGCCGGTTCCGGGCATGGTGATGGCCATAGTCTCGAACACTTCACCGTGGACGTTCCTGGGTTCCCGTCCGGTCTTCCCCTCGCCCTCCGCGTCCTTCGAAACCGATCTGGACATCTTCGGCATCACTCGAATGACCGCGTTCCGGACGGCCCGGACGGTCCGTCAGATCCTCCGTCCGCTGCCCGCCGCGGAGGGGGGTGAACGCCCGGCCGGCCCCGCCGGGAAACACCTCGTCTCCTATCACGACGTTCGGCACTTCACCTTGGTTTCAGAGGAACCGGCCCCGTTTCAGGTCGACGGGGACCACCTTGGAGACAGGAGTCGCGTCAGTTTCACAGGCGTACGACGGGCACTGCGTGTGATTGTGTGA
- a CDS encoding ATP-binding protein produces MSQIDGEPGVKDFVEVRLPAAGAYLSVLRTATAGLAARLDFTLDEIEDLRIAVDEACAILLQQAVPGSILSCEFRLVGDALRVTVSAPTTDGRAPERDTFAWTVLSALAGEVDSVVAPDNTVSISLHKKRGGSPGQP; encoded by the coding sequence GAGGTCCGGCTGCCCGCGGCGGGCGCCTATCTCTCGGTGCTGCGGACGGCGACGGCCGGTCTCGCGGCACGGCTCGACTTCACCCTGGACGAGATCGAGGATCTCCGGATCGCGGTGGACGAGGCGTGCGCGATCCTGCTCCAACAGGCGGTGCCGGGCTCGATCCTGAGCTGCGAGTTCCGCCTGGTGGGCGACGCGCTGCGGGTGACCGTGTCGGCTCCGACCACCGACGGCCGGGCCCCGGAGCGGGACACCTTCGCCTGGACGGTGCTCTCCGCGCTGGCCGGCGAGGTCGACTCGGTGGTCGCTCCGGACAACACGGTCTCCATCAGCCTGCACAAGAAGCGCGGCGGGTCGCCGGGCCAGCCGTAG